TCCGCTTTGGCCGGCACGATGCCCATGCGCTGCATGATGCGGCGGTGATGCCCGTCGATCACCATGGCTTTGCGATTGAAGGTGGAGGCGTTCATCACGCCCGCACTGTTCTTTCGCGCGACGCCGGGTAATTGCTCTAGCCAGACGAGCGCGTCTTCCAAGGGCAGATTGCCAAGATGGCGCAGGTCCACAGCGCCGCGCTCGGCAACGATGGCGTTAAGGCAGTCCTTGAGGCGTTTGGCGGCAACGGATGGAAAAGTCTGGCGCTTCAACCTCGCTTCCAGTTCTTCGACGGGAACCTCAGCGACCGCTTCCCAGGTTCCGAATTCAGCCAGCAGGCCATCGGTGGACGCATTGCTCACCGCGGTCTTGGTCTGCGCGCCGATGACGCCGTGAACCAGCACCCATTCCGGGCTGCGACGCTTTTCCGGTGGGCGAACAATCCGTCCGAACGTTGTGATCATGCCAGCGTGCAAGCGCCGGAGAATATCGGTGCGAGGGTCTGAACCCAGATTAAGTTGCAACGGCTCGTCCGGGTTCACCGTTCAAAAGTCAGCGCGAATGTCACAGGAACCACAGGGGTGATCGACGGAAGCCCGGCAAGCTCCTGAAGCTGGGCAAGTTCGTCGATCAATTCAAAGCTGGCTGCGTTTACAATCACCGGCGCATCCGCAACCGCTAGTATGCGGTCTTCCCCAGAACGGGTCACGGTGACTTGCGCGGCTACTGGTGCCTCTACCCCTTTCAGCGACAAAGTGCCTTCAAGCGAGGTCTGCGTGCTCTCGCCAACACCCAGCGCTTCGAAGGGCGCAGGATCAATGGTCGCCGTGATTGTGGCTTCGGGATTGTCAGCCACAACGAAGAAGATTTCGCGCATGCGTTCATCGCGAATGTCGACACCGGTGCTTACCGAGGCGAGATCGATTGTGACGGTGGTAGTGCCATCTTGCGCAACGCTTCCACCTAACGTTTCGAAGGTGTTGGTCTCGGCAATTTCACCTGCCTTGATCGAAACATAAGACAGGGTAGAGGCGTCTCCATTAAGTCTCCACGCGCTGTCTGTAAGCGGCGTCGGCTGTGCGGGCTCCCCGGAACAGGCAGCAACTGCCAGAAGTGCAGCGGCCGATTTGATGCGGTGCAAAAGTGTCATAGATCTGTCCTCTACAAGCCTGACTACGATACGCACAAACCGCTTAGAAGTTGCAGGCTTATTCCCATTCGATCGTGCCCGGGGGCTTTGACGTGTAGTCATACACCACGCGGTTGATGCCTTGCACTTCGTTGACGATCCGGGTCGCACACTGGGTCAGGAAGCTCGCGTCGAAGGGGTAAACGTCCGCGGTCATGCCATCGGTGCTTGTTACAGCGCGCAAGCCGCAGACGCTGTCGTAAGTGCGGCCATCACCCATCACGCCCACGGTTTTAACAGGCAGCAGCACCGCAAACGCCTGCCAGATCGCGTCATAGAGCCCAGCATTGCGAATTTCCTCAAGATAGATCGCATCTGCCTTGCGCAGGATGTCGCAGCGTTCCTTGCTCACTTCGCCCGGAATTCGGATCGCTAGGCCCGGCCCAGGGAACGGGTGGCGGCCAACAAATTGTTCATTGAGGCCAAGCTCCCGGCCCAGTGCGCGCACTTCATCCTTGAACAGTTCGCGCAGTGGCTCAACCAGTTCCATATTCATGCGTTCAGGCAGGCCGCCAACATTGTGGTGACTCTTGATCGTGACGCTAGGCCCGCCGGTGAAGGAAACAGACTCGATCACATCGGGATAGAGCGTGCCTTGCGCAAGGAAGTCCGCCCCGCCCAGCTTGGACGCCTCTTCCTCGAACACGGCGATGAATTCGCCGCCGATGAACTTGCGCTTCTTCTCAGGGTCGGTGACGCCGGCAAGGCCCGCCATAAAGCGCTCCTCCGCATCCACGACAACAAGCGGAATATTGTAGTGGTCGCGGAACAGGCTCTCGACCTGTTCGCGCTCGTTAAGCCGCAGCAGGCCATGGTCAACGAACACGCAAGTGAGCTGATCGCCAATCGCCTCGTGGATCAGGATCGCGGCAACCGAGCTGTCGACCCCGCCCGACAGACCGCAAATAACGCGGCCATCGCCCACTTGCTCGCGGATTTCAGCCACCTTGGTTTCGCGATACGCGGCCATGGTCCAGTCGCCTGCCAGCCCGCAGACCTTGTGGACGAAATTCGCGAGCAGCTTTGCGCCATCAGGTGTGTGAACCACCTCGGGGTGGAACTGCGTGCCGTAGTATTGGCGATCCTCGTCAGCAATCACAGCGAAGGGTGCGCCATCACTGGTGGCGACGATTTCAAAACCCGGTGCGAATTGGGTCACTTTATCGCCGTGACTCATCCACACTTGGTGCCGTTCGCCTTCGCTCCAAAGACCGTCAAACAACGCGCATGACTTCGTAACAGTCAGATAAGCCCGGCCAAACTCGCCGCCATCTCCCGTCTCGTGCCCGGGGCGAACTTCTCCGCCAAGCTGTTTGCTCATTACCTGCTGGCCATAGCAGATGCCCAGAATGGGTAGTCCGCTGTCAAACAGCACCTGCGGCGCGCGCGGACTATCGTCATCGCAAACGCTGGCTGGCGAACCGGACAGGATAATGCCCTTGGGCTTCATCCGGTGCAACGCTTTCTCCGCTTCGCTGAAAGGGGAAATCTCGGAATAAACACCCGCCTCGCGCACTCGGCGCGCAATCAGCTGCGTTACCTGGCTGCCGAAATCGACGATAAGGATGGAATCGGGAATGTGCTGTGGGTCCATGGCCGCCGATTAAGGACGTGCGGGCTGGCTGGCAAGCTTGGAGCTGGCGCTATTCACGACGTGATAACTATGCGCTTGAAATCGGCAGAATGGCGATGTTGCACTGCACGCAATCACTGTGCAATTCTTCGCAACTGCAGCATCGGGAACGTTGCAGTGCAGCATGAGTATCTCTTTGCAACCCGTCAGCGAATGTGGGCGGACATTACTCAAGGAGAATATTCATGCGTACCATCTTTGCTTCCGCTGCTGCGCTCACGCTGATTGCAGCACCTGCTGCAGCCAACGCCGACACTGTCGAAGTCCGTGTTTCGGTTGCTGACCTTGATCTGAACACTGCCGCTGGTCGTGCCGCTCTTGAAGAACGCGTAGAGCGCCAGGCTCGCAAGGCCTGTAAGGTAGAAACCGCTTTGGATCGCGCGCCTGAAATGACAGATTGGTCGTGCGTGGAAGCTGCAAAGACTGCTGCTTTGGCGAAGGTCGATGCCTCTCAGAACGGCGGCACGGGAATGGCTGCTGAGTAAACACTCAGCCAATCACCTGGACTTTCAAACCGGTCCCCGATCAATCGATCGGGGGCCGGTTTTGTATTTCCAGCAATAGCAATTCTTTTGTTGAATGTTTTGCAACACATCTCCGCGTTTTCTCATTTGTGTTTAACGTGGAGCAACATTATTTCACTCCCATCGCAGCGGCACGGTTCTCTCTCCCCCTCCCGGTCGCTGACGAGCCCCAGGACTTCCGGTTCCTCTCCCCCGGAATTCCAAAGCGCCCCAGCTGGATGTCTGGCTCAATAGAGCCGCCCAGCCTCAGGGCAGCGAGCGAGACGCGGTCACACCAGTCCCCCAAACACTTTGTGACCGCGTCTCCATCGCAACCTCACAAACTCCAAAATTTTTTGTGTCCTGAGTAACCGACCCGCGTTTGCCAACGAATTCCCATTCGACACTACGACTGCCTGAGCGCCCCCTCAGGCACGCGAGGCGCGGCCAGCGTGCGAATAGACCCCTCCCCCATCGGACGCCGGTCGCGCCTCACCTTTTCTCCGACGGCAAAGTTCAGAATGTTTGACCGCTCGCGGCGACGAGATCGCGAAGATGAGTCTTCAGCAGCTTGCCAATATGGCTGCGGGGCATTTCTGATATCGCTTCCAGCGCTGACAAACGCTGGGTCTTGCCCAGCCGCGCGTTGACCACACCAAGAATATCTTCGACATCCTGGTCGGCGACGCCGGGTAGCAACCGCACGAATCCGTAGGGCGTCTCGCCCCAACGTTCGGATGGCACTCCGATCACTGCAGCTTCAGCGACGCGCGGGTCTTTTTCGAGCTCTGCCTCAAGATCGCTGGGATAGATATTGAAGCCACCCGAGATGATCATGTCCTTGGCGCGGCCAACGAGCTCGACAAAACCGTCTTCGTCGACCCGTCCGATGTCGCCCATCCGCTGCCAGACTTCTCCGGTCTCAGGGTCTGTCCAGTATCCTTCGCGGGTTTTGTCGGGCTGGTTTTTGTAACCGCTCATCATTGTCTGAGAGCGTCCAATGAGATTACCTGGAGTCCCCGGGGGAACCGGCTGATCGTTATCGTCGAGAACCTTCAGCTCGCTACCTGGCGCAGGTCGTCCGACTGTGTGGAGCTTATCGGGGAATTCGTGGCACGCCAGCAGGCAAACGACCCCGCCTTCGGTCATCGAATAGATTTCGATTAACCCGCCCGGCATGCGGCGCAGAACTTCTGCCTTCAGCTCTGCAGGAAACGGCGCGCTGGTACAGTATTTGAGCGCAAGGGCGGTAAGGTCGAAGTCATCAAACCTCGGCTCCGCCATCAGCCGCTGATATTGCACCGGCACCAGCATCGTGGTGGTAACCTTGTTATCTTGCGCGCGCTGAAGCCAGCCAACGGTGTTGAACTTGCCCATGATATTTACCGTACCACCGGCAAGTAGTGGCGGCAGGAAAGCCACCATCGTGGTGTTCGAATAGAGCGGCGTTGATGCCAGTGCACGAACCGGCAATCCTGCGTCGAGATAACTTGCGGCGGTACTCGCAAACTGTCGCCAACGCATCAGGTGCGAATGAACAATCCCCTTGGGAATTCCCGTCGTTCCACTGGAATAGATGATGTTGAAAGGATCTTTGGTGCCCGGCTCAAGTACGGGCGCACGTGTGCCTTCGGGCGCCATCCAATCATCAACATCTTCCAACGCGAGACGATCAAGCTCTTGCACAAAGTCGGCCCCCAGTTCGGCAGACTTCGCCTGATCGATAAAAAGATGCTTCGCACCGCTGTCGCGCGCCATGCCGATCAGTTGCTCTTTCGAAGCACTGGTAGTGAGCGGGGCCGCGACACCGCCTGCACGAACCGCCGCAAGGAATACCAGCGCGTAATTGATGCAACTGGTTCCAAGCACCGCAACTGACTGACCGCGCTGAAGACCGGTCTCAAGCAGCTGTGCCGCCAGCCGCTCAATCCGATCATGAAGCTGATGCCAGCTCAGCTCACGCGTATCATCTCGCAAGGCGATCGCTTCGGGTTGCAATTCAGCCCAACGACCAAGAACCGCAGAGAAATTTCCGAAATTGTTCTGGAGCAGAGCCAGCATCCCATGATTTTTCATTGCGCAAAACTAGCCCACGACGGTGATGCTGCAAGCCCTCAAAACAAACAATCGCTCAACATTCAATGACATTGACTGCCAGCCCGCCCTGGCTTGTTTCCTTGTACTTGGATGACATGTCTAACCCTGTCTGGCGCATGGTCTCGATCACTTGATCCAGGCTTACGGTGCCCTCGGCACCTGTGCGATGCAGTGCAAGTCGAGCGGCATTCACTGCCTTCACTGCGCCGATTGCGTTGCGTTCAATACATGGAACCTGCACCAATCCGCCAACCGGATCGCAGGTCAGGCCCAGATTGTGCTCCATGCCGATTTCCGCTGCACTGGCGATCTGTTCCGGCGTACCTCCCCAGAGCGCCGAAAGCCCGCCGGCTGCCATTGAGCACGCTACGCCGACCTCGCCCTGACAGCCCATTTCAGCTCCGGATATCGACGCACGCTGCTTATACAGCAGGCCAATTGCCCCGGCCGTCAGCAGGAAAGTGCGCCGTCTTTCGCGGCACGGTCCGTCGTCGGAGGTTACGCAGTAGAAACGGATTACAGCGGGTATGATTCCGGCTGCACCGTTGGTTGGGGCAGTGACTACGCGCCCGCCAGCCGCATTCTCTTCATTGACGGCCATGGCAAAACAATTGAGCCAGTCAAACAGCTGCTCGCGCTCATTCGACTGTGGATTGGAGGATAGCTTCTCCCAAAGGTCTGGTGCGCGGCGTTGCACCTTGAGCCCGCCAGGCAAGGTACCCCGCTGGCTCAGCCCACGATCGATACAGGCCTCCATCGCCTGCGCAATGGCGTCTAATCCGGCGATGGTTTTTGCTCGCGGCCGCATGGCATCTTCATTGGCAAGCATGATCTGCTCGATGGATTTCGCTTTCACCCGACAGGTTTGGAGCAATTCGGCTGCTGAACCGAAGGGGTATGGGACGTCCGAACCGCTTGCAATCCGGTCACCCTTTGCAGGCCTTTTCAGCTGCGCCTCTGAGGCTACAAACCCGCCACCGGTCGAATAATATGTCCGCTGCAGCAATGTTTCATCCGCTGCGTTTAGCGCGGTCAGTTTCATGCCATTGGGGTGAAGCTCCGGGATTATATGGCTGGCCAGATCAATATCGCGTGCCTGCCGAAATACGACTGCCTGTTTTCCGCCCAACAGCAGTTTTTCATGCGCCCGCACTTGCTCCAAAGCGTCGGCTGCTTCGTCAGGATCAGTCATTTCCGGATTTGTACCCATCAGGCCAAGGATGGCCGCATCGACCGTGCCGTGTCCGACGCCGGTGAGCGCGAGCGAACCTTGCAGCTCAACAACAACGCGAGCAGTTCGCTCCAACTTGCCCGACTTTCTGAGCGCGCGAATAAACATGCCTGCAATCCGCATCGGCCCGACCGTATGGGATGATGATGGGCCAATCCCGATACGAAAAATGTCGAGCACCGACAGCATGTAATGATCCCTCCCGCAGCGCCATCCAGTTACATTTGAAACCAAATCGCGTAAAGCACGAATTGCTCGCCGCAAACGCGGTGGAAAAGCTCCGCCATAAGCGGCATTCTGATTTGGGTTTTCCCCTTCTAGCGCCTATATAATCGACATGTCTGAAACTCCCGAAAATCAGCCGGAGAAAACCGTCCAGAAGGGCGAGTACGGCGCCGATTCAATCAAGGTTCTCAAAGGTCTGGATGCCGTTCGCAAACGCCCGGGCATGTATATCGGTGACACCGATGACGGATCGGGCCTTCACCACATGGTGTTCGAAGTGTCGGACAACGCCATCGATGAGGCGCTGGCCGGTCACTGTGACCTTGTTCTGATCGAACTCAATGCCGACGGCAGCGTGTCCGTAGAGGACAACGGGCGCGGCATCCCGGTTGGCATGCACAAGGAAGAAGGCGTGTCTGCAGCCGAAGTCATCATGACGCAGCTGCACGCGGGCGGTAAATTCGAGAATACCTCTGACGACAATGCCTACAAGGTGTCGGGTGGCCTGCACGGTGTGGGCGTTTCCGTGGTCAATGCGCTCAGCGAATGGCTGGAGCTGACGATCTGGCGCGACGGTAAAGAACACTGGATGCGCTTCGAGCATGGCGATGCCGTGAACAGCCTGGAGGTCAAGGGTGACGCGCCCGGGGTTGAACAGAATCCGGATGCGGACGGCTTCAAAAAGGGTACTCGCGTTACCTTCAAGGCATCGACCGACACATTCAAGAACGTCACTGAATTTGACTTTGACAAGCTTGAGCACCGTTACCGCGAGCTCGCTTTTCTGAACTCTGGCGTGCGCATCCTGTTGCGCGACAATCGCCATGAAGAGCCGCTGGAGCATGACCTGTTTTACGAAGGCGGGATCGCTGCATTCGTGAAGTATCTCGACCGCAACAAGCAACCGCTCGTTCCGGAACCGATTGCTGTTTCAGCGGACAAAGACGGCATCGGGATCGACGTGGCGCTGCAGTGGAATGACAGCTACTACGAAAACGTCCTCGCCTTCACTAACAACATCCCGCAGCGGGACGGCGGGACGCATATCTCTGCATTTCGCACGGCGTTGACCCGCACGCTAAACAACTATGCGTCTAACACCGGCCTCTTGAAGAAAGAAAAGGTCAGCCTCTCAGGCGAGGATATGCGCGAAGGCCTGACCGCTATTGTCAGCGTGAAACTGCCTGATCCGAAATTCTCCAGTCAGACGAAGGACAAGCTGGTTTCGTCTGAAGTCCGTCAGCCGCTTGAGGGCCTGATGGGCGAGAAGATGACCGAGTGGCTTGAAGAAAACCCAAACGACGCAAAGGCGATCGTCCAGAAGATTATCGACGCTGCCGCGGCACGCGAAGCCGCGCGCCGTGCACGCGAGATGAGCCGCAAAGGTGCGATGAGCGTCGCCTCTCTGCCCGGCAAGCTCGCCGATTGTCAGGAACGCGATGCAGCCAAGGCCGAACTGTTCCTGGTAGAGGGCGATTCCGCAGGCGGCTCAGCAAAGCAGGGCCGTGATCGCAAGACACAGGCCATTCTGCCGCTGAAGGGCAAGATCCTGAATGTTGAGCGCGCGCGGTTTGACCGGATCATCTCATCCAAGGAAGTCGGTACGCTGATCCAGGCAATGGGAACTGGCATTCGCGACGAATTCGATCTTGAGAAGCTGCGCTATCACAAAATCGTGATTATGACCGACGCTGACGTCGACGGGGCGCACATCCGTACGCTGCTTCTCACTTTCTTCCATCGCCAGATGCCGGAGATAGTGAAGGCCGGGCACCTCTTCATTGCGCAGCCGCCGCTCTACAAAGTGAGCAAGGGCCGCAGCGAAGTCTACCTGAAAGATAATGCCGCTCTTGATCGCTATCTGGTGGATGGCGGTCTTTACGGGCGCGTGCTGGAAACAGCCGGCGGCGCGCGCTCCGGCGACGATCTGCGTGGTCTGGTTGAACATGCGCTGCGTTTCCGCAACCTGCTGGCTTTCGTTCCGCGACGTTATGATACCGCGATAATCGAGCAGATGGCGCTTTCCGGGGCACTTGATCCATCGCTTGACCGGAATACACGGATCAAGGCTCTGGAATTCACCGCCCAACGGATTGGACTAGGTGATCCGGAATCCAAATGGTCAGCGTATCTTGGCGAAGACGGCAATGTTCGCTTCGAGCGCCTGTGGCGCGGCGTGACCGACGTGCACGAGATCGAAGGGAAATTCCTTGTCAGTGCTGAAGCGCACAAACTGCATGGCCTCGCCGGCGCGCAGGCAGAGACCTACGCCCAGCCTGCGCGGCTTGTAAAATCGACAGCCGACGCTGACACTGTGCCGGACGACGACGTCGAGGCTGATGATTTGCCGCCAGCAAGCGCAGATGACGCGATTATGCGGCCGACTCAGCTGCTGGATGCAGTTTTGGCGGCCGGTCGCAAGGGGCTCTCGATTGCCCGCTACAAAGGTCTGGGCGAAATGAATGCTGAGCAATTGTGGGAGACCACTCTTGATCCCGAAGCGCGGGTCTTGCTGCAGGTAAAAGTCGAGGATGCCGATGTCACCGACGAAATCTTCACCCGACTGATGGGCGACGTTGTTGAGCCGCGGCGCGAATTTATTCAGGATAACGCACTGAACGTCGCCAACCTCGACGTCTGAGCGAAGGAGTAATCGCCCCACATGTCACAAGATCCCGAAGCAGACGGCTACGAGCATCTTGGTTTCCTGTTGCTGCTCGGGCTGTTGACGATTGGTGTCGTCTTCGTCGTCTGGCCGTTTGCGACACCTCTGTTATGGGCAGCATTGGCTGCGATCATGTTCCAGCCGCTCTATCAATGGTTTCTGAAACGGCTCGCCAATGGCCCTAACAAGGCCGCAATCGCGACGCTTCTTTTCATCACTTTCGTGGTTCTTTTGCCGGGTTTTTTCATCGGCAGCATGATTGTAGAACAGGCCGCAGGCGTGGTGCGCGCGTTCCAGCAAGGCGATTTGGACGTGGCCTCTTGGGGGGATCAGATTCTTGGCGCGTTGCCCGCTGTCATTCGTGAACAGATGGACGCCTATGGCCTTGCTGATCTGCAAGATGTTCAGACACGCGCGCAGGAACTGATCACGGAAAGTGCCGGATTGATCGCGCAACAGGCAATCGCAATCGGCGGCGGCCTGTTCAGTTTTGTCCTGTCTTTCCTCATGGGCCTGTATGTGGCCTATTTCCTGCTGCGCGATGGCAAGCAAATCGGTGAAGCAATCCAGCGCGGGCTACCGCTGGACAATTCGATCGCCGCAAAACTGGCCGAACGGTTCCTGTTGATCGTCCGCGCGACGATCAAGGGATCGGTCCTCGTCGGGCTTGTTCAGGGTGGACTTGGCGCCATTACATTCTGGATCGTCGGGGTCGAAGCTGCCTTGTTGCTGGGCCTGTTGATGGCGATTTTCTCGCTTCTGCCAGCAGTAGGTACCGGCATCGTCTGGCTTCCAATGTCGATCTATCTGCTCGCAACCGGCTATATTTGGGAAGGCGTTTTCGTGATTGTGTCGGGCGTGGCCGTGATCGGCATGGCCGACAATGTGTTACGCCCGATTCTGGTGGGCCGTGATACCGGGATTCCCGATTGGATCATCCTGATCACAACGCTGGGCGGTATCGCAACAATGGGCTTGTCAGGTGTGGTCCTTGGCCCACTTCTCGCTGGGCTCTTCCTGGCCGGTTGGGGCATCGCGCAAGAGTATTTGCTGCACCACAACAAAGCTACATCCGAAAGTTGATTGAGGCCCAATGTACCGCGCAACCCCCGGATCACAGTCCGAACAGGTTGGGCGCCTGCTGACTGCTGGAGTGCTGGTGGTTTTTGCGCCAACGCTGCCTTTCGGGAATTACCTGATCTACCCCTTCATGATCCTTGCCACCTGGTTTCATGAAATGGGGCATGGTTTGACCGCCTTGGCCTTTGGGTACGAATTTGAACGGTTGGTAATCTATTCAAATGGATCCGGCTTGGCGGAGAGCAGTCTTCCTGCAGATGCTTCCCGCTTTTCGCGCGCTCTGATCGCCGCAGGGGGACCGCTGGGGCCAAGCCTTATCGGAGCTGCGCTGATACTTGCCAGCGCCAAGGAAAAGTTCTGGCGGCCTGCGCTCTATCTGCTGGCCTTCGCTATCGCGATCTCCACGGGGATCTGGGTCCGCTCCAGCACCGGGTGGTTCGTTCTGCCGGCGATTTCTGTAGGGCTTGGACTGCTCGCCTGGCGAGGCAAGGCAGGCTTGGTGCGCTTTATGCTTCAGTTTCTTGGCATGCTGGCCGCGCTCAGCATGTTCATGAGTTGGGATTACCTATTCATGGAAAGTGCGCGGATTGGTGGGCAGGTAATCCTTTCTGACACCGGCGCGATCGAAGCCAATCTGTTCTTGCCGCACTGGTTCTGGGCGCTGACGCTGATCGCAATCGCAACGCTGTTGATCGGCGCGAGCCTGAAATATGCGCTGCGCCGGAACGCGCGGTCGACACGCTGGCGGTAATCCAGCCTCAGGTTGCGATGCGGATCGTATTCACCCCGCTGGCGCCGCCATTCTCGGCTGAAAGGCCAGCGAATATCGCATCGATAATATGCGCAAGCTTCTCTTCGCTCAGCTTTTCGTCGATGTGGATCAGAACGTCTGGGAAGGTGTAATTGTTGACCATCTGATTGATCAGCGAAAGCGCTTGATCGATCTCAAAGCCCGGGAAATACCCTTCCGCCTGCGCTTGCGCGATAAGTTCTGACAGATAGTGATCGGCCAGATCAACAAAGCCGCGGACGCGCTCAAACCGCGCGGCACCTGCTTCACAGATCAAAGCGAAAGCCTTGGGGTCGGCGCGGAAACGTTCACGGTTGACGCGGAAACGGCGAACAAAGAATTCATACATCTTCCGGTTTGGCGGAAGATCGATGGCGACGACTTCTTCCATGATCGCGACGTGCGGCTCAAACCATAGTTCGGCCATCGCCTCAAACAGATCGTCATCGTCTTCGAACAGCTCTTGAAGCTTGCGACGCGAAACGCGGCCTGATGCGGCGAGCTCGGCAAGGCCAACCTCTTCTCCGCTTTCTTCGAACAAATCCTGCACATGCATGGCAGCTCGTCTTCGTTCGATTTGCCGTGTCTCAGCGGCCATCATTGCTTCATCCTCCTGATCTGAAGCAATTTAGGGGCTGATAGTCTTCGCTTAAACCCGTTTCATACGAATTCTTTGCAAGTTAACGCGCAAAAACCACACGGGAACTCTAAATAAGGGCAAGAATATCAAGTTTCGCGATCTTCTTCGATTATGGAGCGCGCTTGTTTTTCGAGTACCTTGAACCGTTCGTTGTCAGGCAATTTGCCTCGATACCATGCTGAAAGTTTGAGCAAGTCCTCACCATAATTGCCGGTCGGGTAAAACGGCTCGCCAAAGCCGATAACCATGTGCTCGTTGTCAGCAATCGCGGGCACGATGGGAACACCCCCGGCCTGCGCGATCCGGTAGAAACCCGATTTCCAGCTGCCATCGGTAGTGCGGCTTCCCTCCACCGCGATCACCAGCGCCAGTTCCTTACGCTTCTCGAATTCGGCCTGCATCTGTTCGATGATGCCGCCCGGCGCACTGCGGTCGACGGAGATACCGCCCATATCGAGCATGAAATTGCGCATGATCCCTTGAAACAGAGTGTGCTTGCCCATGAAATTGGGCTGAACCTGCTCATGCTTGGTCGCGCCCGCAAAGAACACGAAGTCCCAGTTCGACGTATGCGGCGCGCCTGCGATCACATACTTTTTGATGTCCTTGGGCAAATGCCCTTCGATCTTCCAGCCCTTCCACTTGTAAAGGAACAGGATGATCCGGTTCACCAGCCGCGAAAGCAGCGTGACGTTACGGGTTTCGTTATGTCGCAAGGCTCTTGGGTCCCTCTCTCCTGCGTAACCTTCTAGCAGCTACGCAAAACAAAGCGAATTGGTTTCAAAGAGTAAACTGCGGCAGCAAATCCTCGCCCAGAACAACAAGCGCATAACCAGCCGACATGCCGAACCAGGCGCTCAGGTACCACCAAAGTCCCAGCTTGCGTTCTCTTGCCGCAATGAAAAAGAGCGTGAGAAGGAAAACGCAGACCATCGCCGGCAAGGTCCAGTCCCCTAAACCTAGGTTTGCGCTCACCGCTGCTTCGTCATTGGGATGCTTCAGGCTGACTACTGCTGCTAGAAGCCGCATGGTCAGCGTGTTCCAAAGGATGATCGGAGCGAGAAACTTCAGCTTGGCTCGCAAGATGAAAGCCGCTGTGGCAATGACTATCGTCGCAATTGGGCCTGCCAATGAAATCAAGTTGCTATGCAACTCGCTTTGATACGCACCAGCAAGCGGCCTCACGACATTGGACGTCATCGAAACTTCGTAGCCAAGAGCTACCGCCGTAAGGGCATGACCTAACTCATGTAGATAATGGGTAATCAGGATACAGAGGAACAACGAACCCGCTACTTTTGCAAACTGTGTCAATATTGACCCCCCCCTTCGGCCTTGCCAGCTTTATCACATCCGGAACACGCCAAATGCGGGCCGCTCTGCAATCGGCGCTTCGAGCGTCGCTGCGAAGGCCAGGCCCAGCACATCGCGGGTTTGCACCGGATCAATCACGCCATCATCCCACAGGCGGGCTGTAGCATAGTAGGGATTGCCTTCATCTTCGTACTTCTGGCGGATTGGAGTCTTGAAGGCCTCGGCCTCCTCCTCGGTCCATGTGTCCGCATCGCGGTGGACCGTGGCGAGGACCGATGCGGCTTGTTCGCCGCCCATCACCGAGATGCGCGCATTGGGCCAGGTGAACAGGAAGCGCGGAGAGTACGCACGTCCGCACATGCCGTAATTTCCTGCGCCGAAGCTGCCC
The Altererythrobacter ishigakiensis genome window above contains:
- a CDS encoding endonuclease III domain-containing protein, translated to MITTFGRIVRPPEKRRSPEWVLVHGVIGAQTKTAVSNASTDGLLAEFGTWEAVAEVPVEELEARLKRQTFPSVAAKRLKDCLNAIVAERGAVDLRHLGNLPLEDALVWLEQLPGVARKNSAGVMNASTFNRKAMVIDGHHRRIMQRMGIVPAKADTAKTYNELMPILPEEWSAEDMDEHHLLLKKLGQTLCRPRSPDCANCFARADCKTGQAFN
- a CDS encoding YceI family protein, with the translated sequence MTLLHRIKSAAALLAVAACSGEPAQPTPLTDSAWRLNGDASTLSYVSIKAGEIAETNTFETLGGSVAQDGTTTVTIDLASVSTGVDIRDERMREIFFVVADNPEATITATIDPAPFEALGVGESTQTSLEGTLSLKGVEAPVAAQVTVTRSGEDRILAVADAPVIVNAASFELIDELAQLQELAGLPSITPVVPVTFALTFER
- the guaA gene encoding glutamine-hydrolyzing GMP synthase, translated to MDPQHIPDSILIVDFGSQVTQLIARRVREAGVYSEISPFSEAEKALHRMKPKGIILSGSPASVCDDDSPRAPQVLFDSGLPILGICYGQQVMSKQLGGEVRPGHETGDGGEFGRAYLTVTKSCALFDGLWSEGERHQVWMSHGDKVTQFAPGFEIVATSDGAPFAVIADEDRQYYGTQFHPEVVHTPDGAKLLANFVHKVCGLAGDWTMAAYRETKVAEIREQVGDGRVICGLSGGVDSSVAAILIHEAIGDQLTCVFVDHGLLRLNEREQVESLFRDHYNIPLVVVDAEERFMAGLAGVTDPEKKRKFIGGEFIAVFEEEASKLGGADFLAQGTLYPDVIESVSFTGGPSVTIKSHHNVGGLPERMNMELVEPLRELFKDEVRALGRELGLNEQFVGRHPFPGPGLAIRIPGEVSKERCDILRKADAIYLEEIRNAGLYDAIWQAFAVLLPVKTVGVMGDGRTYDSVCGLRAVTSTDGMTADVYPFDASFLTQCATRIVNEVQGINRVVYDYTSKPPGTIEWE
- a CDS encoding UrcA family protein, giving the protein MRTIFASAAALTLIAAPAAANADTVEVRVSVADLDLNTAAGRAALEERVERQARKACKVETALDRAPEMTDWSCVEAAKTAALAKVDASQNGGTGMAAE
- a CDS encoding class I adenylate-forming enzyme family protein, whose translation is MKNHGMLALLQNNFGNFSAVLGRWAELQPEAIALRDDTRELSWHQLHDRIERLAAQLLETGLQRGQSVAVLGTSCINYALVFLAAVRAGGVAAPLTTSASKEQLIGMARDSGAKHLFIDQAKSAELGADFVQELDRLALEDVDDWMAPEGTRAPVLEPGTKDPFNIIYSSGTTGIPKGIVHSHLMRWRQFASTAASYLDAGLPVRALASTPLYSNTTMVAFLPPLLAGGTVNIMGKFNTVGWLQRAQDNKVTTTMLVPVQYQRLMAEPRFDDFDLTALALKYCTSAPFPAELKAEVLRRMPGGLIEIYSMTEGGVVCLLACHEFPDKLHTVGRPAPGSELKVLDDNDQPVPPGTPGNLIGRSQTMMSGYKNQPDKTREGYWTDPETGEVWQRMGDIGRVDEDGFVELVGRAKDMIISGGFNIYPSDLEAELEKDPRVAEAAVIGVPSERWGETPYGFVRLLPGVADQDVEDILGVVNARLGKTQRLSALEAISEMPRSHIGKLLKTHLRDLVAASGQTF
- a CDS encoding L-serine ammonia-lyase is translated as MLSVLDIFRIGIGPSSSHTVGPMRIAGMFIRALRKSGKLERTARVVVELQGSLALTGVGHGTVDAAILGLMGTNPEMTDPDEAADALEQVRAHEKLLLGGKQAVVFRQARDIDLASHIIPELHPNGMKLTALNAADETLLQRTYYSTGGGFVASEAQLKRPAKGDRIASGSDVPYPFGSAAELLQTCRVKAKSIEQIMLANEDAMRPRAKTIAGLDAIAQAMEACIDRGLSQRGTLPGGLKVQRRAPDLWEKLSSNPQSNEREQLFDWLNCFAMAVNEENAAGGRVVTAPTNGAAGIIPAVIRFYCVTSDDGPCRERRRTFLLTAGAIGLLYKQRASISGAEMGCQGEVGVACSMAAGGLSALWGGTPEQIASAAEIGMEHNLGLTCDPVGGLVQVPCIERNAIGAVKAVNAARLALHRTGAEGTVSLDQVIETMRQTGLDMSSKYKETSQGGLAVNVIEC